In one Haloplanus salinus genomic region, the following are encoded:
- a CDS encoding DNA topoisomerase I yields the protein MKRGPELIVTEKDNAARRIADILSGGSADADRVNGVNVYKWGGKRCIGLSGHVVGVDFPSEYSDWRDVEPVELVTAEVEKRPTQENIVAALRRMARNASRIHIATDYDREGELIGKEAYELVREVNAEAPIDRVRFSSITDREVTEAFADPDDLDFDLAAAGEARQIVDLMWGASLTRFLSLSARQLGDDFISVGRVQGPTLKLIVDREREIDAFDPEDYWELFADLTKDDETFEAGYFYLDDDDTEADRVWDEATADAVYDALAGASTATVAEVRRRTRTDDPPAPFNTTQFIRAASGIGHSAQRAMSIAEDLYTAGYITYPRTDNTVYPEDLEPRDLLDALADGPRFGDDAASLLDAEDITPTAGDEETTDHPPIHPTDELPSPADLSDEEWEVYELVVRRFLATVADAATWEHLRVVATVAGEEQDPSLKANGKRLVDPGYHAVYPYRSTSENYVPDVEEGEALALTDARMEAKQTQPPRRYGQSRLIETMERMGIGTKATRHDVIQKLYDRGYVEGDPPRPTRLARGVVEASEEFADLIVSEEMTAQLEADMQAIARGEATLDEVTDESREMLARVFDRLTESRAELGDHLRDSLKADKTVGPCPESDHDLVIRRSRHGSYFVGCDGYPDCEFTLPLPSTGKPILLDETCPDHGLADVKMLAGRKTFVHGCPLCAAEAAEEEPDLVVGPCPECGEDGGGELAIKRLRSGGRLVGCTRYPDCDYSLPMPRRGDAELTDETCAEHGLPGIRITYDDDGREPWDLGCPICNYREYQARQAGTELEAIDGIGEKTAEKLKEAGVEDVSGLKSAEPDSLADEIDGVGPDTVRNWQADAD from the coding sequence ATGAAACGCGGCCCCGAACTGATCGTCACGGAGAAGGACAACGCCGCCCGCCGCATCGCGGACATCCTGAGCGGCGGCAGCGCGGACGCCGACCGCGTCAACGGCGTCAACGTCTACAAGTGGGGCGGCAAGCGGTGCATCGGGCTCTCGGGCCACGTCGTTGGCGTCGACTTCCCGTCGGAGTACAGCGATTGGCGCGACGTCGAACCCGTCGAACTCGTCACCGCCGAGGTGGAGAAGCGCCCGACACAAGAGAACATCGTCGCCGCGCTCCGCCGCATGGCGCGCAACGCCTCCCGCATCCACATCGCGACCGACTACGACCGCGAAGGCGAGTTGATCGGGAAGGAGGCGTACGAACTCGTCCGCGAGGTGAACGCGGAGGCCCCCATCGACCGCGTGCGCTTCTCCTCGATCACCGACCGCGAGGTGACGGAAGCGTTCGCCGACCCCGACGACCTCGACTTCGACCTCGCCGCGGCGGGTGAGGCACGACAGATCGTCGACCTCATGTGGGGGGCGTCGCTCACCCGGTTTCTCTCCCTCTCGGCCCGCCAACTCGGCGACGACTTCATCTCCGTCGGTCGGGTACAGGGGCCGACGCTCAAGCTGATCGTCGACCGCGAGCGCGAGATCGACGCCTTCGACCCCGAGGACTACTGGGAACTGTTCGCGGACCTCACCAAGGACGACGAGACGTTCGAGGCGGGCTACTTCTATCTCGACGACGACGACACGGAGGCCGACCGCGTCTGGGACGAGGCGACGGCCGACGCCGTCTACGACGCCCTCGCCGGCGCGTCGACGGCGACGGTCGCGGAGGTGCGGCGGCGCACCCGGACCGACGACCCGCCGGCGCCGTTCAACACGACGCAGTTCATCCGTGCTGCGAGCGGGATCGGCCACTCCGCCCAGCGCGCCATGAGCATCGCGGAGGACCTCTACACCGCCGGCTACATCACGTACCCCCGGACGGACAACACGGTCTACCCCGAGGATCTGGAGCCGCGGGACCTGCTGGACGCCCTCGCCGACGGCCCGCGCTTCGGCGACGACGCTGCCTCGCTTCTCGACGCCGAGGACATCACCCCTACCGCGGGCGACGAGGAGACGACCGACCACCCGCCGATCCATCCGACCGACGAACTCCCGTCGCCCGCCGACCTCTCGGACGAGGAGTGGGAGGTGTACGAACTCGTCGTGCGGCGCTTCCTCGCAACCGTCGCGGACGCGGCGACGTGGGAACACCTGCGCGTCGTGGCGACCGTCGCGGGCGAGGAGCAGGACCCCTCGCTGAAAGCCAACGGCAAACGGCTGGTCGACCCCGGCTACCACGCCGTCTACCCGTACCGCTCGACGAGCGAGAACTACGTCCCCGACGTCGAAGAGGGCGAGGCACTCGCCCTGACGGACGCCCGGATGGAGGCCAAGCAGACCCAGCCGCCGCGCCGCTACGGCCAGTCGCGACTCATCGAGACGATGGAGCGGATGGGTATCGGGACGAAGGCGACCCGACACGACGTGATCCAGAAGCTGTACGACCGGGGGTACGTCGAGGGCGACCCGCCACGGCCGACCCGCCTCGCGCGCGGCGTCGTCGAGGCGTCCGAGGAGTTCGCGGACCTCATCGTCAGCGAGGAGATGACCGCGCAGTTGGAGGCGGACATGCAAGCCATCGCACGCGGCGAGGCGACGCTCGACGAGGTGACCGACGAGTCCCGCGAGATGCTGGCACGCGTCTTCGATCGCCTCACGGAGTCGCGGGCGGAACTCGGCGACCACCTCCGCGACTCGCTGAAAGCCGACAAGACCGTCGGCCCCTGCCCCGAGTCGGACCACGACTTGGTGATCCGGCGGAGCCGTCACGGCTCCTACTTCGTCGGCTGTGACGGCTATCCGGACTGCGAGTTCACCCTGCCGCTTCCGTCGACGGGGAAGCCGATCCTGTTAGACGAGACGTGTCCGGATCACGGCCTCGCCGACGTGAAGATGCTCGCCGGGCGCAAGACGTTCGTCCACGGCTGCCCGCTGTGTGCCGCGGAGGCCGCGGAGGAGGAACCCGACTTGGTCGTCGGTCCGTGTCCCGAGTGTGGCGAGGACGGGGGTGGCGAACTCGCGATCAAGCGCCTCCGGTCGGGCGGTCGGCTCGTCGGCTGTACGCGCTATCCCGACTGCGACTACTCCCTGCCGATGCCCCGGCGGGGCGACGCCGAACTCACCGACGAGACGTGCGCGGAACACGGTCTGCCGGGCATCCGCATCACCTACGACGACGACGGCCGCGAGCCATGGGACCTCGGCTGCCCCATCTGTAACTACCGCGAGTATCAGGCCCGACAGGCGGGGACGGAACTGGAGGCCATCGACGGCATCGGCGAGAAGACGGCCGAGAAACTGAAGGAGGCGGGCGTGGAGGACGTATCCGGACTGAAGTCGGCCGAACCCGACTCGCTCGCGGACGAAATCGACGGCGTCGGACCCGACACGGTGCGGAACTGGCAGGCCGATGCCGACTGA
- a CDS encoding PASTA domain-containing protein: MSDDDFRFTRELTRVDATKLDRAEAREVEGLYRAKEYLDTELRDRLIEVETERDLLRTKVDRLQVERDALRKRLDGLEADRGSVAPDRLVASLGDALASARDDLSTAEYAVGRVEVDLKANVVGGDDGPRFQLPDLAEPVNREALSTLRFDLRPATPAEETAVYDPIPDVRDRSLSEARAAVERAGFAVGEVTTEPGDEDGVVRDQFPSPRSVAEPGSPVDLTVSERRELDVPSVIGLGLDDAAAALDDAGLTVGAVDAETHDESADAVVGQSPPAGESVSVGTAVDLTVSAGPATADEVDADATSAPPGSDAAEERVTTDLEAVDGIGPTYADRLRDAGVADVTTLLDRDIEDVAEVTRASTNRVENWFADAKRLLEGE; this comes from the coding sequence ATGTCCGACGACGACTTCCGGTTCACGAGGGAGCTCACCCGCGTTGACGCCACGAAACTCGACCGGGCCGAGGCCCGCGAAGTGGAGGGGCTCTACCGTGCCAAGGAGTACCTCGACACCGAGCTCCGCGACCGACTGATCGAGGTGGAGACCGAGCGCGACCTGCTCCGGACGAAGGTCGACCGACTGCAGGTCGAACGCGACGCCCTCCGGAAGCGCCTCGACGGCCTCGAAGCCGACCGGGGGAGCGTCGCCCCCGACCGCCTCGTCGCGTCGCTCGGGGACGCCCTCGCGAGCGCCCGCGACGACCTCTCGACGGCCGAGTACGCCGTCGGCCGAGTCGAAGTCGACCTCAAAGCCAACGTCGTCGGCGGCGACGACGGCCCACGATTCCAGCTTCCCGACCTCGCAGAGCCGGTGAACCGTGAGGCGTTGAGCACGCTCCGTTTCGACCTCCGGCCGGCGACTCCCGCCGAGGAGACGGCCGTCTACGATCCCATTCCGGACGTCCGCGACCGGTCGCTGTCCGAGGCCCGGGCGGCCGTCGAGCGGGCGGGCTTCGCCGTCGGCGAGGTGACGACCGAACCCGGCGACGAAGACGGCGTGGTGCGCGATCAGTTCCCGTCACCCCGGTCCGTTGCGGAGCCCGGTTCGCCGGTCGATCTGACCGTTTCGGAGCGTCGCGAACTCGACGTACCGAGCGTGATCGGGCTCGGCCTCGACGACGCGGCGGCGGCGCTCGACGACGCGGGGCTGACGGTGGGCGCCGTCGACGCCGAGACGCACGACGAGTCGGCCGACGCCGTCGTCGGCCAGTCCCCGCCCGCGGGCGAGTCGGTGTCCGTCGGGACCGCCGTCGATCTGACCGTCTCGGCGGGGCCGGCGACCGCCGACGAAGTGGACGCCGACGCGACGTCGGCACCACCCGGATCGGACGCGGCCGAGGAGCGCGTCACCACCGACCTCGAAGCCGTCGACGGCATCGGTCCCACCTACGCCGACCGCCTGCGGGACGCGGGCGTCGCGGACGTGACGACGTTACTCGACCGCGACATCGAGGACGTGGCCGAGGTGACCCGCGCGTCGACGAATCGGGTCGAGAACTGGTTCGCCGACGCGAAGCGGTTGCTGGAGGGCGAATGA
- a CDS encoding methyl-accepting chemotaxis protein, which produces MAVQTSDDRSKGGILDFIPDGSTIPDETWANRHKYFIVAVLAHVPVLLAIGLAEGTESAVTGMTLPSIPLEMLLLELGVITAFALAAAVPRLNRRLRTVLAATGLAFCSGTLVHVTGGYIEAHFHFFVAVGVVAIYEDWLPFGVGIGYVVVTHLLFGMVDPTRVYNHTAAQMHPWVWGFIHGGFVALLAGALTIHLSSIERSRQQARSELERARERAERIDDLQERQAEIEEKREAAEQLKEEAEQERREVEALNDHLEQKAESYREAMERAAAGDLTVRVDPTSRSEAMTDIAEAFNTMAADLEGTVARIRTFADDVAESSEEVTTGAEESQTASEQVSESIQSISTDADSQSENLREVASEMQSLSGTVEEVASSADEIATTSQKTAELGRSGREAATAAMTEMEAIEEKSTETTAEVESLATEIEEIGEIVDLINSIAEQTDMLALNASIEAARAGEAGEGFGVVANEIKGLAGEVSDATDEVESLIVDIQSSAETTVDDIQEMGDRVSAGATTIEEAFDALEDIASNVEESNQTIQEISAATDEQAASTEEVASMVDEVAGAADQVSDESENVSAAAEEQAASLTQVARNTQTLAERADELQTLLAEFTVRRDETSVDSAAGTMTSVSADGGLGHSNDD; this is translated from the coding sequence ATGGCAGTGCAAACGTCGGACGACCGTTCGAAGGGTGGGATCCTGGACTTCATTCCGGACGGAAGTACGATCCCCGACGAGACGTGGGCGAACAGACACAAGTACTTCATCGTCGCGGTCCTAGCTCACGTACCGGTTCTGCTGGCGATCGGGTTGGCCGAGGGGACGGAGTCGGCCGTGACGGGGATGACCCTCCCGTCGATCCCGCTGGAGATGCTCCTGCTCGAACTCGGGGTCATCACCGCATTCGCCCTCGCGGCGGCGGTCCCGCGTTTGAATCGGCGGCTCCGAACGGTGCTGGCGGCCACGGGGCTCGCGTTCTGTTCGGGGACGCTGGTCCACGTGACCGGCGGGTACATCGAAGCGCACTTTCATTTCTTCGTCGCGGTCGGAGTCGTCGCAATCTACGAGGACTGGCTCCCGTTCGGCGTCGGCATCGGCTACGTCGTCGTCACGCATCTCCTCTTCGGGATGGTCGACCCGACACGGGTCTACAACCACACGGCAGCGCAGATGCATCCGTGGGTGTGGGGCTTCATCCACGGCGGGTTCGTGGCGCTGCTTGCGGGCGCACTGACGATCCACCTGAGTTCGATCGAACGGTCGCGACAGCAAGCGCGGAGCGAACTCGAACGGGCGCGGGAGCGCGCCGAACGGATCGACGATCTGCAGGAACGACAGGCGGAGATCGAGGAAAAGCGGGAGGCGGCGGAGCAGCTCAAGGAGGAAGCCGAGCAGGAACGCCGCGAGGTCGAAGCGCTCAACGACCACCTCGAACAGAAAGCGGAGAGCTACCGGGAGGCGATGGAGCGAGCCGCCGCCGGCGACCTCACGGTTCGCGTCGATCCGACGAGCCGGAGCGAGGCGATGACCGACATCGCGGAGGCGTTCAACACGATGGCGGCCGACCTCGAAGGAACGGTCGCGCGGATCCGGACGTTCGCGGACGACGTCGCCGAGTCGAGCGAGGAGGTGACGACCGGGGCCGAGGAGAGCCAGACCGCCAGCGAGCAGGTCAGCGAGTCGATCCAGAGCATCTCCACGGACGCGGACTCCCAGTCGGAGAACCTTCGGGAAGTCGCGAGTGAGATGCAGAGCCTCTCGGGAACGGTCGAGGAGGTGGCGTCGTCGGCCGACGAAATCGCCACGACGTCACAGAAGACGGCCGAACTCGGCCGGAGCGGCCGGGAAGCGGCGACGGCGGCGATGACGGAGATGGAAGCGATCGAGGAGAAGTCCACGGAGACGACCGCGGAGGTCGAGTCGCTCGCGACCGAAATCGAAGAGATCGGCGAAATCGTCGACCTGATCAACAGTATCGCCGAACAGACGGACATGCTGGCGCTGAACGCCTCGATCGAGGCGGCTCGCGCCGGCGAGGCCGGCGAAGGGTTCGGCGTCGTCGCCAACGAGATCAAAGGGCTGGCCGGCGAGGTGTCCGACGCGACCGACGAGGTGGAGTCGCTCATCGTCGACATTCAGTCCTCGGCCGAAACGACCGTCGACGACATCCAGGAGATGGGCGACCGCGTGTCCGCCGGCGCCACGACCATCGAAGAGGCGTTCGACGCGTTGGAGGACATCGCGTCGAACGTCGAAGAGTCGAATCAGACGATCCAAGAGATCAGCGCCGCGACCGACGAGCAGGCGGCGTCGACCGAGGAGGTCGCCAGTATGGTCGACGAGGTGGCCGGGGCGGCCGATCAGGTGAGCGACGAGTCCGAGAACGTGTCGGCGGCGGCCGAGGAACAGGCGGCGTCGCTCACGCAGGTTGCTCGAAACACGCAGACGCTCGCCGAGCGGGCGGACGAACTGCAGACCCTGCTCGCCGAGTTCACGGTCCGACGGGACGAGACGTCCGTCGACTCGGCAGCGGGGACGATGACTTCGGTGTCGGCCGACGGCGGCCTCGGGCACTCGAACGACGACTGA